From the genome of Pungitius pungitius chromosome 20, fPunPun2.1, whole genome shotgun sequence:
gaggaggaggaggaggaggaagatgctgcTGCTTCTGGCCGAGTGAGCAGGAGTGATGCTGTCGCCTTCCCGGGGCGGATGAGGGGGAATCCTCCCTCCATTTTCGACATAAGTGGTCTTGTTAGGGAGGATTTCACACGTCAGCAAAAATCAGTTTAGGGTGCTACGGATAACTTGTTAGCGAACAGTAGTTTGTTTACACATCCAGAAGTCACGCGGCATTGTTCTCTGAAGAATGTAGCAAGTTCATCAGGTTGATTCGTCTAGATTATATTCCAGCAGATAGTtctgtgtacagaatgaaaacCATCATTACAGTTGTGGTTTGAATCAGTCATAACCTTTCAAACCAAGTTACAAAGGGAAACTATGCACAAGAACAAGTAAATCGTTACCAACCAAAAcagcaaaacatttaaacattaacaaGTATGTTCATTCATTATATCGAAGCTAATAAAGAGGTACATATTAAGAGTAAATGCTGTCATTTATCTGTTTTGTGTGGTCTATTTAATACATGTAGATACTATTACAATATGACATAAAGGGTTCTTTGTAATATGTTTCTATGTTTCTTGGGGCGTTTCTGTTCAAAGATGGTCTTCAGCgtgcaaacgtgtgtgtgtctcgatCACAAATGAGCAATCTCCTGATGGAGAACATCAGTCGTCTAGTGTGTGTCGACCAACGTGTTTAAAAGTAAACATTTGACATTAGGGGCAGGTGCATCCTTTGCAGCTGATGACTGGAAGCTGAATTACTAATGAGAGATCAGTTCATCAACAGAGGTTGACAGGGGGATTCAAACACCCTCAGAGAAGATCGGATCATTCTTACTTTTTTTACCTTCAGAAAAAATTCAACTCCTCCCTTCAGTCattgaaaacaacaactccTCTGACTCCTCTCCGTATTCATGAGGATCTTCATCTGCGTCgcctaaatacacacaaaaaaaaccacttaGAGGCACATGGTGTCCTGGGTCATCTGATTATCAAGATGTTTTGTCGATCTTCATAATTTTGTGGTGTCGAAGATGATCGTCTCCATCCACGCGACTACCAGCACCTGGGATTTGCCCAGAGGTTCCACCCTGTTTGATTATGTTTATCTCACTACTATATAGTCCTGCTGTGAACATGAAAACCTTCGAGCTGACTTgacttgtgtatgtgtgtcaactTTGTCTCCTGTTTGTTAAACCGGTTTTGATCATTTCACACCAGTGAAatgagtgagagtgagaattTTTCTAACACAATGCATTACCTTATTTCCCATGTAAACAGTAACCTCATTGACTTTTATTTAATCCCTGAGCTGCAAACTAAGGCCCAACTCCAAAATGTACATTGTGGACACCTTTCTCGCTCAAAAGGATTTACTTTTAGTTCACTACATTTACGTGCTTTAGTTAATTTACAGGTAAAGATTTCAATAATACATATGAAAAACTCATAAGACATGAACCCTAGTTGTAAATTAAACTACTAAGCAGTTTAGACAAGTAAAACTGAATGAAAATAGCCATATATATCAACCCCTTTAGCTCCACCGCCATGACAGTAATACCCTACTTTTACAATGATACGTGTGAATATATAATGTACAGTACATTCATGTAAGGAACGCGTACCTGATGGGAAGTGGATGTTTCTCAGCATGTCGGCGAGGTCATCGGTGTCGAAGACAAACTGCCTCATGCCCTCGGAGCCGAGCTGTGGGGGCTCCACGTGAGAGGACCTCGCTGCTTCTGCTATCCTGCCAACAGGGACGTCACCAGCTTTACACACTGTTACAACTCGCTTTATTCATTCCAAAAGGAGCCAGGCTCATTCATGGTCAGATGTGGTGAGGTTTCCATTCGGATTACAAATACATCCATCATTTCAGCCTGGTCTCACTTATCATAAGACACACTGCTGTTGAATAATAACGCATATAATATACAACCCGTCTGTTATTGATATCTTCAACTATAAATACTTAATCGGGCAAACAATTTGAAAAGATGATTCGTTTTGGCTAATATTTGCTTGGTCCATCAgctaaccaaacacacacacacacacacacacacacacacacacactcacacacacactcacacacacacacacacactcagtgatcTCATTGCCGGGTATTGGCAGCAGCATTGAGAGAAGATTTATAAATGAATCATTAGCTACATAATGTATACAAAATGACTAAATAGAACATTGCAGTATATAGTATGTTATACTTATAGCATACTACCATACTACCTAAAAATATGATAAATTACTCAAATATTATGACATCGATATTTGCATTTGATAAAAGGTGGGAAAGTGAAATGATGTTATAATATGccattttaatttaacacaaaataattGTATAGTTTGTTGTTTACATTGTCGAGCATAACATTAAACTGTCATTCAATGTCATTTTGAATTGTTGAGAAGTATTTAAAACATACATTGTGAATTTTTAGGAATAACACTTGAGAAACGGTCTTTAAATTTCTTCACAGATTCAGCAGGAACAACACTCTACTCACTTTTCCAGTATGACGTTGGCGCTCTGGGGGAGTTAAGAAGACAAACAGAAATGAGACAGCGTGTAAATGAATTACGTTGCGTCAGTACCAGCGACATCGGTCAGAGCGCGTTCTTAAGACACGTcaataaaaacatgattttttacaaataatggCAGAATGGCCGCATGGTTTTTACTACCCTGGTACCACCAGCAGTGCTCCTTAAATCTCCTTTAACACCTGCTCTGTGGGAGCATTAAACAGGGAGACCTGAGGCTCAGACCTTCTGTCTCACGAAAGAGGAGGCGTGAATGTCTTCAGGGTAACTTTTAAGATTTTGTTTTAACTCAACGCTCAAATTATGTCAAAAGCTTGTTTAACTGAAATTGCACTACCAGACACCATGCCAGAAATGGTAGCATTTTTGGGCAATTTGGTCAAccgataaaataaaaaaggctttgATAAAACACTGCTGCTAGTAGCTTGTTAGCCCATAAAGTGCTTTTTTCCCTACATTAAGCTGCACCATACTTGGATTCAAAGGAattgaaaatacactttttttttacagatttgaCAAATTAGGGTTTGACGTCAGTCGATGAAATCGTTGTAGGAAAGCTTTTGAAAGAGCATTTGGTCCCTCGGGGACCCCTCATTAAAAGACTTGAAATGCTCATCAATATGTTTGATTAAGTAATTGCTTCCATTGCTATTCATAATCTGATTGGTTCGAGTCAAACATATCTCACCCTATATCAGGGATAATTTAGCACTTTATGGTCAAAATGCTGTTTCATTTGAGCTCTCTGCAGACTGGTCACTGACACTGGGTGTATTTTCCAACGCCAGCGCCCGACCGATGCAACTCAACCCTGCAGGCCTCACCGACCCGTATAAACAAAGGCGCGTGCGGCTCTTCGTTGGACCGAATGGCCGCCTCCaccagcgccgccgccgcctccagcTGGTCGCCGAGGCGGCCGATGAGGGAGCGAACGCGCCTGAGCTCATCCTCCTGCTCTTTGGCGACGAGCCCCACCAGCTCCCGCTTCCGCTCGTCCAAGATGGCCACCAGGCCGTCGAGGCGGCCGGCCAGATGTTCCCGCCGGCGCTGGGCGTTCTCCTGAGGTGAGAGAGGAGATTGCGGCAGAGCTGGAGTACAATACACTGACACTTTGGTGTCTGCTCACTGACTCATTTGAATGTGGACCTGGTTTTAAGTATGTTTCTATTATCAGATCAAATTGAGAAGGAAACCATTGTGTAGCAGTTTCCATACAATGGGGCAAAGATGCAAATACGAAAGTGGAGGATGACAATAACAACACGAGGCAATCCAGAAAATGTGAATGATGTTGGGATGCATCCGGGTTGAGTTACAGAGTATCACTCAGCGCTCTTTATCGGCTGATACATGAAGGCCATTACATCACAGAATGGCCCcgagaaaaagagaataaaaaaatattcatgtaGTTTGCATGTGCGTgtctgttggtgtgtgtgtgtgtgtgtgtgtgtgtgtgtctgacctcGACAGTGCGGCACATCTCTTCCATCTGAGTGATGACTGCCTGGACGTGGTCGTTACTGGCGACCAGCGTCGCGATGCTGTCGCTCAAGTCGGTCTGCAAACGTCCACAACACAAAGTGACATTAATCTAAATGATTCACGTCAACAGTTAgaccctttgtgtgttttcaccttTGTGAGTTGTATCATGTTTACTGTTACGCCAAAGTGGGTCCATTCTGTTTATTTAGCTCTTTTGGGGTCTAAATCTGGTGATTTGTTTATTAAGCTTTCATATTTGATTGACGCAACCCCATTCCATTATACATACTTGTCTGTAAGGgacaaataataattatgaaaaaaattaTTATTCCAATTGTCAAATCTAATTTGATATCATATGCCATATAATATAGTACAGGTGTAAGATTGAATTAGCATTTCTCATCACCAGATtagatctttttttcaaaatacctttcaaccaatcaacatTTCCCGTTTGTCACTAAATGTTCTTCTATGCAGATGAAGGTGCTCTTCTAAAATCCCTGATCATTTTCTCTTGTTAAACCCCATTTGGAGGGTTGTGTTGTCGGAGGAACGCAGCACCGGATCACGACTCATTAGCGTGCATCTGCTTCGGCCTTCGTGTGACATCACGCGCATTTGTTTACAGGTTGTTTACCTCTTCTCTGCAGCTTTATTGTCATTTATCGGCGTAATGAACCTTCTCAAACGTTCCCGAAGTAGGCCCGGCGGATAAATCACCGACTTTTGTTCTTTTCCGATTGACCTTTTGCGTGAACACGGAGCATCAGCAACTATCCTTGGAGCCTCATCTGAATTTCAGATGAGTGAATCAGCGACAGAGTGGGAGATCGAGAGGCTGGCACCCAAATGTCAACAAAGCCAACTGCTCAATAACACGCCGGACGCCGCGGCTGCCTTCTGCATGACAAAAACCACTGCGCTTtgtccttgggggggggggggggggagggggggccacAAATGAGCAGATGAATTATTATGTTTGATGTAAAACAATATCTGATGTCACTATAATTGACCTTTTGATAACCGGGCAGATTTCAGTGGTAAAGTacagtatttatttgtgtgttgtgtatatCTAAGAAGTATCTAAGCTAAAGGCCACCTTCACTTATGAGACGTCTACCCGGACTGTTGTAAACCCTCTTTTATTGGCGTGTTGACCTTTAAAAAATCCTTGGCTTCAGCTGGAAATATAAACTCTTAAAACACCTGCTTGTTACCGACACACAACATCTTGTTACAAAATAAACGTGACGCTGACCCGTCCTCACCTTCTGTCTCATGTAGACGCTGCTGAGTGGCGCCACCTCACAGTCTTTGTGTTTTCCGAACACTTTGCACATGGAGCAGGTCGGCGTCTCACAGGACAGGCAGTAGATGTTGATCTTCTCCTCTTCATGTTCCTCACAGAgcagcttctgctgctgctgctgctgctctggctTTATGTTCACAGGTCTGGAGGGGACACAAAGTAGAAATGGATCACCTACGTTCACGCACTACTTTATCTTTTTATTCTCAACTCATATAATAACCCCAACTTGTTGTGATCCTTTGCTTCCATCTAAGCCAGTGGTTCATGGAGTTAAGCCCTGCACCAAGATGTGTTACACTGTAGTTACAGTTcaaacctatcaaagagttaatttagctctactaagtgttgcaaatgaatcttgaaactggataatgactccaactctttcgTAGAAATTGACTCTGCAGTGAATTTGCAGTGAGATTTCAActctttcccaacactggaaaattaactctgaggattttgctgtgtatttgGGATGCATTGGAGCATCCTGACAAGCCAATCCCGTTTATATAAAGCATAAAAATACGCACTAAAAGTTTTCTTTGTATTCCGACGTAGGTGTCTCTGACCGATATGATGATTAAGTAGTGAAAAATATTTCTGTAGGAGAAACTACAAGTTACCAAACATTTGTGAACAATCACTTGTATtttcgcccacacacacaatgaggggACTCCTGGCCTTCTGTCTCCGACGGGCGCCAACAGTGACTCACGCTTGGGCTTCTATCTCGGAGTGAGGGTGACTTAAATATCAGTGTGGAGTTGTAGTCAGTGTGCAAGCTTACAAAACAAGGGCAGATGTGTCCAGGGGGCTTCGACTTTTCAACATTTGACGTTAACGCAAATTTGTTAGCAATTAACTTCAGAGAGCAAAACGTGTTGAATCACGAGTCGGATGATTGAGGAAACCAAATGAACGAAGCTATGGCCAACTTCAATGATATTGTAACACTTGCTTGGCGTATTTGGTCAAGTTATTACTTAGGGAATAGGGTGGTTGAAGTGAAAATGCAAAGCTCCTGAATAACTGCTATTCTCTGCAGCCATTACTCAACCAAATAAAGGTCACCTAAAGACACCTCCACCTACAGCCTTGTTCTCAGTTTCAAATCTAAGATGCCATCAGATATGTTTGATGACTTTTTTGGTCTCCTTgcctattttttttcttattctgcAGTTTAAAATCTCAAACTTAAGAAACAACAACGCTTCTTTGCGCTTCTAAATAGTGAAAGCATGAATAGTTTTCAAATGACGAATTactatctttctttttcttcttattggatttctttgacattttttttcttccttggtATATTATTCTGTGCACAGACATCACGTCTTGAACTaagtacaaatataaaataaactgAGGGGGGAAGTGTTTCGAAACTGTCTCATATTATTGCTAAGTGATTTGTCACATCATGCTTTGTCAGATTTTATTCCCCTCATTCCAGACTTCCTAGATCCTAGTTCAGCCGTGGTTATTATCTGtgtaaataaaaatgaggaACACATTAAATCATTTAAGAGTAAGCCATCACCAATCAATTCAGGCCTCGAATTGTCACCCTGTTGTCTGCAATGAGCACAATGGAGCTGTCAAACAAAGGTGAAGACTGGCagtaacacacaacacaacactgcTCTCTGTTGGTGGTGCCTCTTGATTGCAACGTTTCATATAAAGACCTCACATTGTGAAACCTCTGTGGAAGATGTGTGTTACGACCCCTTCGGTTAATCTCTGTTGGGCTTCATACGGGTGAAAGACTCACCTGGAGGACTCCTGCCGTCTGAACATGTCCAGGATGTTCTCCACCAGCAGGTTCCTCTGCAGGCCGTAGACCCCGTGGCGATCCAGCACCACCTCGTGCCGGCACGAGGGGCAGCGGAAGCGAGCGCCACTGGACCCCGTGCCGGAGGAGCCGTGGGACCGCCACAGAGGGTTCGCTGCCTGGaggaagacgagagagagagaggggacggaGAACAAGTGGGAGGATGTCTCAAAAATTACAAATTACCTTGCAGATTATGATTTTAGATGACGCATTATTGAATAACCAGTACTGCAAAAGGTACATCAAAAGTCCTACACATTGAtgaattacaatatttactgaatatattttaaaaaaacaacgtaaTGTACTTTTAGTGAAGTTATACTTGAATGCAGTACTATGCTGTGCTATATATCTTTTgcatggataaaaaaaaaatcagaatatTTCTTCCACAACTGGCTGTTTGACAAATTCGGTCAACACCCAAAACAGCACCTGAAATTTGAAACAACGATGGCTGCTTGAAATGAGCGTCGGGGGTGAAAGGGTCCGATGAACGACCCTCTGAGACGGAGCGCACGCTCACCTTGAAGATGTCGTTGGCACACTTGCGGCAGAGGTTGTGCTGGCAGGGCAGGATGACCACGGGCTTGGAGAACATCTCTAAGCAGACCGGGCAGATGAGCTGCTTCTCCAGGTTCTCCATGGAGGCTCCTCTGCCGCCACCGGGCCCAGATCTGCCTGACGGTGGAGGCCTGAGGGCAAAGTTCATCCCTCTCCAGGGAGCGAGTGAGAGGTCCGAGGAGACGGAGGTAGGGGAACGAGCAGAGCAACAGAAGTGTCCCTCTATCTTCTTCTCTGGCTCTTACAATGTATCTCACCCCCACTGCCAGCCTGTCTAACCCCCACATAAAGGCccgcctacccccccccccccccccccccgtccccgtccccgtcccacAGCAGCCGGGCTGCTAACTATTCTTAGATCCTCAGTTTGTTCTGGCTTGGGTTGCTATTGGGTATTTCGGGCGTGGCCCGAAGGACAGGGCAGTGGTTGGTGCCACCGTGgctcaaatgaaaatgtttgtttgaagtCTGACACTGAAGAAGGGATCCTTGTGGCATAAGACAACCTCTGGCTTCCATGCCTCAGCTCGTTAGCACTTTGGCGTCAACACAGGGGTCCGTTTCTCAGCTCAGACTTTGGTTTGTCACAACAGTACTCGTCACACTCGCAGTCAAGGCAGTTTTCCCCCTTAGTTAGTGTGGTCAAAGGGAACATGCTAACTTATgctaactatatatatatatatatatatatatatatatatatataaacaatactGAAATAGGTCACTATGCacttttacttcattttttaagctttgatttttttacttttacaaatGTTACACTTATTGAGGCACATTTTTGAAGGCAGGATTCCTACTTCATGCAACTCATACTTCCACAAGTAAgctgtatttaaaatgtgtggtGCGTTTGATTGAGTCATCAAGCCAGAACAAACACAGCTCCTAGCAAACATTCAACTAGAGTTACACCCAGAACATTTAGTTGAGTCACGTATGTTCTGGGTTTAGGAATTAGAACAGACGGTTGCACTGCTTGGCGGAGACTCAAACTACACATGGTGTTAAGAATATGTAGATAAGTAGCAATCTCTACAATCTACATGAATTACTCTTTTaaacagcacacttcatatttagcaacaataaaaaacaattcagtTGTTACATTTATGCTGTAAAGAAATTAACTTTCGTTATATATATTTGTCATTAATTCATCATTATTTATAATTGAAGTGTGGTAACCCATCTTATATatgatttgattttaaaatgtaagtcaGATGAAGAACAGCCTAAACTAATGTCAATAACACAACAACGACGTAATTAATATGAATCTGTCCTATCCAGATTTTAAACCAgaatccataaaaaaaaaaaaacttcctccACGATGTGACCCAGAGACACTTTGACCTCAcgtctctgacctttgaccttatgATCTTCCTGATAAGCGAGTAGATAGCAGGGAGGTCAGCCAAATCCACAAGGTATTTTCTAATCCCCAGAATGGAATGGGCTAAATAGACTAAGCTATTAATGGGATTACTAACTATTTATAGGCccggagaggggggagggggggggggggggaggacacacagacacacagctatTCAGGCATCTCTACGAACAGCTTCCTCTCCTTACATGTTTAGGTAATTATTGTGTATCCACGCCCAAAGACTTCCACAAACACCATGAACAAAGCAACAATGTTGTCGCATTTTGTTGTGACTACACGAGAACGCCAAATGGgtaaatgaaaatgacaaatgaatgacaaaatgattataaaaacactttttattcgTTTGAATTTAATGTTAAATCCTTTTACACATCGTCCAAATGGAACCACAAGTTAGTAcacccccctcaaaaaaaaaaaacaccattgatAAAATGTTGTAATTGTCGTTTAAATATGTTGTCACTCCTAGGAATACAGCAATTTAGTGGATTGTCCTACTTCAGTCAGTCGATTAAGGACAACACAAGTCCGAACGTCATGTACAGAACGTTAGCTCCATGCTAACGGTTGTTAGCATTCACGTGCATTGAGTTCATGTTATCAAACACAAAGCGTATGCTATCAGGTTAGCACGAAGCACTGGACCAGTACTGAGAGACTTCACTCATCAACAGGCAACATAAAACACTATTTGACCCCAGCCCCGCATTAgtatattacatttatattatgCTATGTgacgaattaaaaaaaaaaaaagtataacttacaaaacagacattaattcattaaacGTCTCAATTCACAATAATGAATCTTGTCATTTACTTTTATCTTACAACaattgcaaaaataataaataatgtcttCTTTCAGCGCACTGTGGCCTCGTTGCTTTAACGCTTTTGATTTGAGAGGTGAAGAAGTATCGGTGGTTAAGGAGATACACGTCGATAGAGACATGGAGGTAAAGTATTAGTCCAAGCTGGCTTAGAAACATTTTGTAATTCACCAAAAAGAAGACGTTCCTGGTTGCTGGTTCCACATGGAGGTCTACGTTATTC
Proteins encoded in this window:
- the trim54 gene encoding tripartite motif-containing protein 54; the encoded protein is MNFALRPPPSGRSGPGGGRGASMENLEKQLICPVCLEMFSKPVVILPCQHNLCRKCANDIFKAANPLWRSHGSSGTGSSGARFRCPSCRHEVVLDRHGVYGLQRNLLVENILDMFRRQESSRPVNIKPEQQQQQQKLLCEEHEEEKINIYCLSCETPTCSMCKVFGKHKDCEVAPLSSVYMRQKTDLSDSIATLVASNDHVQAVITQMEEMCRTVEENAQRRREHLAGRLDGLVAILDERKRELVGLVAKEQEDELRRVRSLIGRLGDQLEAAAALVEAAIRSNEEPHAPLFIRSANVILEKIAEAARSSHVEPPQLGSEGMRQFVFDTDDLADMLRNIHFPSGDADEDPHEYGEESEELLFSMTEGRS